In a genomic window of Quercus lobata isolate SW786 chromosome 4, ValleyOak3.0 Primary Assembly, whole genome shotgun sequence:
- the LOC115984445 gene encoding uncharacterized protein LOC115984445, whose protein sequence is MRKVMDEMRENMRRTNPVEDLVHCIDSPFMASINGHPLPPKFKMPSLDSYDGAHNPFDHIATFKTTMHFQGVLDEIMCKTFPTTLKGPTRVWFSTIPPNSVSSFEELSKLFVNNFIGGQRHKRSSSSLLTIEHGENESLRSFITCFNREALMVDEVDDTLLLAVFHNEVNFDLFIHKFYEKEPQSMAKLVHLARNFMNVEDAIIAKKREGGTARKLMSTDGELVCNGFSGRFRT, encoded by the coding sequence ATGAGGAAGGTTATGGATGAGATGAGGGAGAACATGAGAAGAACAAATCCTGTAGAGGATCTAGTTCACTGCATAGATTCCCCTTTCATGGCTTCCATCAATGGTCACCCCTTGCCTCCAAAATTCAAGATGCCTTCCTTGGATTCGTATGATGGAGCGCATAACCCGTTTGATCACATTGCTACTTTTAAGACTACAATGCACTTTCAGGGGGTCCTAGATGAAATTATGTGTAAAACATTCCCTACCACCCTTAAAGGTCCGACACGAGTGTGGTTCAGTACAATACCTCCGAATTCGGTAAGTTCTTTCGAAGAGTTGAGCAAGTTGTTCGTTAATAACTTCATTGGGGGACAGAGACACAAGCGTTCTTCGTCCAGCTTGTTGACCATAGAACATGGGGAGAATGAAAGCCTGCGATCCTTTATCACTTGTTTCAACAGGGAAGCCTTGATGGTGGATGAGGTGGATGATACGCTACTATTGGCGGTCTTTCACAACGAggttaattttgatttattcaTCCACAAGTTTTATGAGAAGGAGCCCCAATCCATGGCTAAACTCGTCCATTTAGCCCGGAACTTTATGAATGTAGAAGATGCGATTATAGCTaagaagagagagggagggacAGCAAGAAAACTTATGTCTACAGATGGTGAGCTCGTGTGCAATGGCTTCAGTGGACGGTTTAGGACCTAA
- the LOC115986693 gene encoding protein gamma response 1-like produces MAGHLPNSPKLGYPVDSGDEKYVSGLSTILVATVQEAKDRISQIEYIFCSQLYPNFQSKSKSLQKVYFEARKAADDVWKEKENDLLIQIERLQLEKKQALEENQSLKLEMEKPSKEQEEKINKLLANIKCQKLEIDQLGLKLKNKSKEVDEGMELHNRLIQLVQEKTSDNLNMGKQLKEYEEKTNELLAKVNGLEKKVDELQDELRIKQEKAVEGKELTKNLVEKIERLTSEISDDQQLLRENKKEKKLLMGKLEHLEDNAGRLQKELQKMTCEVDEGRNLQNELLQQIDSTNTEISKNKQQLEECEKEKKLLVDKIIVLEGKINELQVNHGGRSSEVAEGNDSCEKLLQQIDTKASELQAEKKKTRHVVDLYKKLKSQYDYLMSKRGLTVDNMLPQSDSLRHNQDILTSPDLGKKIADTPVTPSDKNKVKNDICFSGSSEDEKSTKLIQTSSSDSPPSGFPITTKCPSNVKSAPVAGTKRPASSWRETRSRQCQGGPDPHDDFLDTPLENIRGNLNKTLKEQENDPPVPIQKDMNFDGSDDETQDMNVDCRVQKLQMPVPVAGKKDFKYVEPVRKKADRENLKGIECKQCKKFYDAVLPNDGRRDTNGNQQNLRCEHHDGVSRHRYRYAPPLTPEGFWNIGFESEMS; encoded by the exons ATGGCAGGGCACCTCCCAAACTCTCCTAAACTAGGATATCCTGTTGACAGTGGTGATGAAAAGTATGTCTCTGGCCTTAGTACCATTCTGGTTGCTACTGTTCAAGAAGCAAAAGACAGGATTTCTCAGATAGAATATATATTCTGCAGCCAGCTCTACCCTAATTTCCAATCAAAGTCTAAAAGCCTGCAGAAAGTTTATTTTGAGGCCAGGAAAGCTGCAGATGATGTGTggaaagagaaggaaaatgatCTCTTAATCCAAATAGAAAGACTTCAACTTGAAAAGAAACAAGCCCTAGAAGAGAACCAGTCTCTCAAGCTAGAGATGGAAAAACCATCAAAGGAGCAGGAAGAGAAGATAAACAAGTTACTTGCCAATATTAAATGTCAAAAACTTGAGATTGATCAACTAGGATTGAAGCTGAAGAATAAGTCTAAGGAAGTTGATGAGGGAATGGAATTGCATAATAGATTAATCCAATTGGTTCAAGAAAAAACCTCTGATAATTTAAACATGGGAAAACAACTTAAAGAGTATGAAGAAAAGACAAATGAGCTTCTTGCCAAAGTGAATGGCCTTGAGAAAAAAGTTGATGAGCTCCAAGATGAGCTTAgaataaagcaagaaaaagcAGTAGAGGGAAAGGAGTTGACAAAAAATTTGGTTGAAAAGATTGAAAGGCTTACCTCTGAAATTTCAGATGATCAACAGCTattgagagagaataaaaaagagaagaaattacTTATGGGCAAATTGGAACATTTGGAAGACAATGCTGGTAGACTCCAAAAGGAGCTTCAGAAAATGACTTGTGAGGTTGATGAGGGAAGAAATTTACAAAACGAATTACTTCAACAGATTGATTCAACTAATACTGAAATATCAAAGAACAAACAGCAGTTGGAGGAGtgtgagaaagagaagaagctGCTTGTGGacaaaataattgttttagAAGGGAAAATTAATGAGTTACAGGTAAATCATGGAGGGAGGAGCAGTGAGGTGGCAGAAGGAAACGATTCATGCGAAAAATTACTTCAACAGATTGACACAAAAGCCTCTGAGTTACAAGctgagaagaagaaaacaaggcATGTTGTTGATCtttacaaaaagctgaaatcTCAATACGACTACCTCATGTCAAAGCGTGGTCTTACTGTCGATAATATGCTCCCCCAAAGTGATTCTCTAAGGCATAATCAGGATATATTGACTTCACCTG ATCTTGGAAAGAAAATTGCAGACACTCCTGTGACTCCCAGTGACAAAAATAAAGTGAAGAATGACATCTGTTTCAGTGGAAGTTCAGAGGATGAGAAAAGCACTAAATTAATTCAAACTTCAAGTTCTGACTCTCCTCCTTCAGGTTTCCCTATTACAACAAAATGTCCCTCCAATGTAAAATCAGCCCCGGTAGCTGGTACAAAGCGGCCTGCATCTTCTTGGAGAGAAACAAGGTCCCGTCAGTGCCAAGGTGGGCCTGATCCTCATGATGATTTTCTTGATACTCCTCTCGAGAACATCAGAGGAAACTTGAACAAGACATTGAAAGAACAAGAAAATGATCCTCCAGTACCTATTCAGAAAGACATGAATTTCGACGGTTCAGATGATGAAACGCAGGATATGAATGTTGATTGCAGAGTTCAAAAGCTGCAGATGCCAGTTCCAGTGGCTGGCAAGAAAGATTTCAAGTATGTTGAACCAGTGAGAAAGAAAGCTGATCGGGAAAACTTGAAAGGAATTGAATGCAAGCAGTGTAAGAAGTTCTATGATGCAGTTCTACCCAATGATGGGCGCAGGGATACCAATGGTAATCAGCAGAATTTACGCTGTGAACATCATGATGGTGTTTCTAGGCATCGATATAGGTATGCTCCTCCTTTGACCCCTGAAGGATTTTGGAACATTGGATTTGAATCTGAAATGTCATAG
- the LOC115986695 gene encoding U1 small nuclear ribonucleoprotein C-like isoform X2 has product MQVTNIRAYYQQFKEAQTQNFIEQRIKEHLGQTAAFQQVGAAYNQHLMVQRPHLPVLPTPVMPMPGSTQLPGSSPLIPGIRPPVLPRPLGAPGYMSSPVMAPMIAPPGAPSLPAQLNPIPRPPDSVATTVPGSTAAPTSSNGAPPMVRPPLYQANPVASTGGGYDSLNANTQATEANH; this is encoded by the exons ATGCAGGTTACAAACATAAG GGCATACTATCAGCAATTTAAGGAGGCACAAACCCAAAACTTCATCGAACAAAGGATTAAGGAACATCTTGGGCAAACTGCAGCATTCCAGCAGGTTGGTGCTGCTTACAATCAACATCTAATGGTTCAGAGGCCCCACCTTCCTGTTCTACCTACACCTGTAATGCCGATGCCTGGTAGCACACAGTTACCTGGAAGTTCACCATTAATCCCAGGGATTAGGCCTCCTGTTTTGCCAAGACCCCTTGGTGCTCCAG GTTATATGTCTTCTCCGGTGATGGCACCTATGATAGCTCCACCTGGTGCTCCTTCCTTACCTGCTCAATTAAATCCTATTCCAAGGCCTCCTGATAGTGTAGCCACAACAGTTCCTGGGAGCACAGCAGCACCCACCTCTTCCAACGGTGCACCACCTATGGTCAGACCACCATTGTATCAAGCCAATCCAGTGGCATCAACAGGTGGAGGCTATGATAGTCTCAATGCCAATACTCAAGCTACTGAGGCTAATCATTAG
- the LOC115984356 gene encoding LOW QUALITY PROTEIN: uncharacterized protein LOC115984356 (The sequence of the model RefSeq protein was modified relative to this genomic sequence to represent the inferred CDS: inserted 1 base in 1 codon; substituted 1 base at 1 genomic stop codon), which produces MLLLFKFGNYYEIPGNTGCIARTCAASAVGLHLVGPLGFQVDDAKLKRAGLDYWPYVVVKVHDSWMEFQDYFRQQDGEKLLLAFTKRGTTIHSDFSYRRGDYLIFGSETSGLPPEALLDCKSETFGWGTIQIPIVETYVGCLNLSVSVGIXYEXLQIPSENCMDTEQSQSFITEDIFA; this is translated from the exons ATTCCTGGAAACACGGGTTGTATTGCCAGAACATGCGCTGCATCAGCTGTTGGACTACACCTAGTTGGG ccattAGGATTTCAGGTGGATGATGCGAAGCTAAAGCGTGCAGGGTTGGATTATTGGCC ATATGTGGTTGTTAAAGTTCATGACTCATGGATGGAGTTTCAAGACTATTTCAGGCAACag GATGGGGAAAAGCTGTTGCTTGCGTTCACCAAAAGAGGAACAACAATTCATTCG GACTTTTCATACAGAAGAGGTGATTATCTCATATTTGGCTCAGAAACTAGTGGCCTACCTCCTGAAGCTCTGCTGGACTGCAAAAGTGAAACCTTTGGTTGGGGTACTATTCAGATTCCAATTGTTGAAACCTACGTTGGATGTCTAAATCTCTCTGTAAGTGTTGGCA GCTATGAATAACTTCAAATCCCATCCGAAAATTGTATGGATACAGAACAATCTCAATCATTTATTACTGAGGATATATTTGCTTAA
- the LOC115986763 gene encoding DNA damage-repair/toleration protein DRT100-like — translation MGFFFSFFIVPLTLILTVISTVNSCPPSDRAALLAFKAALTEPYLGIFNTWTGNDCCSSKWYGVNCDPTTNRVADINLRGESEDPMFEKSGRTGYMTGSISPEICKLDRLTNLIVADWKGISGEIPKCLTSLSSLRILDLIGNKLTGEIPADIGNLKRLTVLNIADNAISGEIPASIVGMSSLMHLDLRNNQISGEIPADFGKLGMLSRALLSRNQITGSIPTSISQMYRLADLDLSENRISGTIPEQLGKMPVLSTLNLDCNSVSGQIPAGLLSNTRMGILNLSRNGLQGKIPDVFGSNSYFMALDLSYNNLNGPIPGSLSSAKYIGHLDLSHNHLCGSIPAGSPFDHLEAVSFMNNDCLCGNPLKSC, via the coding sequence ATGggtttcttcttctccttcttcataGTACCACTCACTCTAATTCTCACCGTTATCTCCACCGTTAACTCCTGCCCGCCGTCAGACCGGGCAGCACTGCTAGCCTTCAAAGCCGCACTGACCGAGCCTTACTTGGGCATCTTCAACACCTGGACTGGCAATGACTGTTGCTCTTCCAAATGGTACGGCGTTAACTGTGACCCAACAACAAACCGAGTCGCCGATATCAACCTCCGCGGCGAATCGGAAGACCCGATGTTCGAAAAATCGGGTCGTACCGGGTACATGACGGGTTCGATTTCGCCCGAAATTTGCAAGCTCGACCGTCTCACCAACCTTATAGTCGCTGACTGGAAAGGAATATCGGGCGAGATACCCAAGTGTCTcacctctctctcctctctccgaATCCTAGACCTTATCGGAAACAAGTTGACCGGCGAAATTCCGGCCGATATCGGAAATCTCAAGAGGCTCACTGTTCTTAATATCGCCGATAATGCCATCTCCGGCGAGATTCCGGCGTCGATTGTTGGTATGTCCAGCTTGATGCACCTTGATCTCCGAAACAATCAAATATCTGGCGAGATACCGGCAGATTTCGGAAAACTCGGGATGCTGAGTCGGGCATTGTTGAGCCGAAACCAAATCACCGGTTCAATACCCACTTCCATTTCCCAAATGTACAGGCTTGCCGACTTGGATTTGTCCGAGAACCGGATTTCGGGTACGATACCGGAGCAACTCGGGAAAATGCCGGTTCTTTCTACTCTCAATTTGGATTGCAACTCGGTTTCGGGTCAAATACCGGCTGGTTTGCTAAGCAATACCCGAATGGGTATCTTGAATTTGAGCCGAAACGGTCTTCAAGGCAAAATACCGGACGTTTTCGGGTCCAACTCGTATTTCATGGCTCTTGATTTATCGTATAATAACTTGAACGGTCCGATACCCGGTTCGTTATCGTCGGCAAAATATATCGGGCACTTGGATCTGAGTCACAACCATCTTTGTGGGTCTATTCCTGCTGGGTCACCGTTTGATCACCTTGAAGCGGTGTCGTTTATGAACAATGATTGCTTGTGTGGAAATCCATTGAAGTCTTGTTAA
- the LOC115986695 gene encoding U1 small nuclear ribonucleoprotein C-like isoform X1 — protein MPRYFCDYCDTYLTHDSPSVRKQHNAGYKHKANVRAYYQQFKEAQTQNFIEQRIKEHLGQTAAFQQVGAAYNQHLMVQRPHLPVLPTPVMPMPGSTQLPGSSPLIPGIRPPVLPRPLGAPGYMSSPVMAPMIAPPGAPSLPAQLNPIPRPPDSVATTVPGSTAAPTSSNGAPPMVRPPLYQANPVASTGGGYDSLNANTQATEANH, from the exons ATGCCTCGCTACTTCTGCGATTACTGTGACACCTACTTGACTCACGATTCt CCATCTGTGAGAAAGCAGCACAATGCAGGTTACAAACATAAG gCAAATGTTAGGGCATACTATCAGCAATTTAAGGAGGCACAAACCCAAAACTTCATCGAACAAAGGATTAAGGAACATCTTGGGCAAACTGCAGCATTCCAGCAGGTTGGTGCTGCTTACAATCAACATCTAATGGTTCAGAGGCCCCACCTTCCTGTTCTACCTACACCTGTAATGCCGATGCCTGGTAGCACACAGTTACCTGGAAGTTCACCATTAATCCCAGGGATTAGGCCTCCTGTTTTGCCAAGACCCCTTGGTGCTCCAG GTTATATGTCTTCTCCGGTGATGGCACCTATGATAGCTCCACCTGGTGCTCCTTCCTTACCTGCTCAATTAAATCCTATTCCAAGGCCTCCTGATAGTGTAGCCACAACAGTTCCTGGGAGCACAGCAGCACCCACCTCTTCCAACGGTGCACCACCTATGGTCAGACCACCATTGTATCAAGCCAATCCAGTGGCATCAACAGGTGGAGGCTATGATAGTCTCAATGCCAATACTCAAGCTACTGAGGCTAATCATTAG